GCGACGTTGGCGACGTCCTCGAGGCGCGAGGAGGCGATGTTCAAGGGTGTGGCGAGCGGCACGTTGAGCGGGCGCGCCTCAGCCGCTGCCACGTCCACCGAGAAGGTCTCCTTGAGCGCGTCGAAGCCGAACGCCTCCATCGGCTGCTGCAGCGTCGGgagagacggcgacggcgacggcgacaacgAGATGGTGCGGAGGCGGCTGGCGCGCCGCCGCGAGTGGAGTgggtctgcgagagagaaagaaagaagaagcggGTTGGAACGGGGCGGCCGCATCTGGGACCTCTCTTCCTTCTAGTCGAAGGAAACCTGGGGCCTGGGGGCAGCGACGAACGTGTTAGAGAGAATCGAGAGAGAGGAGCGAATGGAAAACAGATATATGAATGAACAATTATTCTATTGATTGAAGATTGGGGTATTTATACCCAGTTTACAAGGCGGTTACAAAAGGAGGCAGTTGCCAAAAGTGGCACCGACATAGCAGTGATTAAtagttaattaacctaattaattaattcctaacactccccctaatcaatGCTTGTCTTTGTGAATATACATCATCTTGATAGACTCCTCCTAGTATGTATTTGCCTTGAACGTTCATCATCTTCATTTTGAaagtctcctccaaaaaccctgtgggaaaaatatgaggagaatagtgcagatatgttgctaaaactcctttaaacccagtggaaaaaataataaggagaaaatgatgcaacatataatgattattgtctCTTGATAACTCATATGATAAAAACCTTTGAAGAAGGAGAAAAATCATCAATGAGTTTAGAGAACAATTAATATGTCTTGAGTACTTTCTTTAAAAACCCCGATAGGGAAAAAAAATATGACATGCCTCGTTAAAAACCGTTATGAGAAACTTTGAGAGAAAACTCATAAAGGAAAAGAGTGCGATTATATATGCCAtcgaaaactcctttaaaacccaaTGGGAAAATATAAGGAGAAAATGATATGACATATATGAACACTTATATCTATATTGTCTCATTAAAAACCTTTTATGAGAAACCATTAGGGAAAAACTcgtgaagggaaaaagagtacaatataTGTAATCTGATGTTTGTTAACAGGTTATACTTTGGGAGATTactccccctgaactttgcaaaTCTGGAGGATGTCTCATATCAATTACATTGACATGATCATGACATTATGAATAATATGTCGGTTTTTCCAATATTTTGTTTGCAAACTATTTCATCACTTTTCTATAATTCATGAGGATAAGTGATCTCGAGCAATGTGCTTTGTGATATTGCTCTTCATATAACCTGTATGTATTGAGTAATACAAGTGGTAgcatcttgataaatcaagttatgtTACTCTGATGAATCTCAACCACATGGTTTTGAGTGTGGTTAATCATTCTGCTAAGCCAACCATATTTTCAATGCCTTTAGATAAAGTAATTATGTCAGAATGATAAGGGGAAGTAGCCATTAAATTCTATTTATATGAATTCCATAAGAAGGCTATTCCATCAAATTCAGTCATTGATATGGCTTTGTTGGGATCAAGTAAAGAGCCAATATCATGGTCAAATCTTGATTTTCCTGATGGAATTGTTCAAGATTTATTATGAACTTGAGATATAAGTTAATATTCCTCATATCGACCATATACGTTTTGTTGGTGTGATATATCCACATTGAACTTCTCAAATATGTTTTGGATATATGTAGACTGATATGTATTCTTGAGAGAATGCTCAAGTTGTAAACTTAAGCTAAATTTGGTTTAATCCAAATTTTCCGCCTTGAGATGATTTTGTATATGTTTAGGTCTTGTATAGACATTGATGATGAAGTCATCGATATACACTAAGTGATATAAGGAAAACAAATTTTGGATTTCCTTATTAACACAGAAGCAATCATCATTCTTTGAGTAATCCCTTTGAAGAAGGAACTCATTTAGTCGGTAGTACCATATGATTTCCGACTATTTCAAGTCATAGAGTGACTTTGAAGTTTTACACAAAACATGCTACGATTTATCTTTGGATTCGGAATTTTAAGCCCTTCAGGAACTTTAAAATAGATATCCGAAATGAGTGATCCATATGAGTATGTAGTCACTGCATCCATTAACTGCATGGTATTATTCGTACTGCCTATGATATTTAGTATCGAAACATAATTCCACTAATACCAGAAGGGTATGTCACATCGTGATCGATGTCGGATCTCTGCGTGAACCCTtttgctacaagcctcgctttctcaccacctcattgacTTTGTCTATGAATGAGAAGTTTTTAGTATTCCATATGGAAGATACTTATGAGGAGTAGGTATTACTGCAGTAAATACCACTCATTTGTTGAGCGAGTGCTATCCTTCATTACTTGCTTCCTTTTTATGTGAACCAATATGAGTGCAAGAGGCACTCTACCATGGATTTTGGTTCTGGGCCCAAAAGGTTTTAGCAATTTGAGAAGAAATATATGTCGACAAATGTAGTCTTTAGTTTATATGATCCTGATGGAATCATTGAAGTTTGTGGATAAAATATGTACTCCTTTTTAACTCCTTGTGATTTCCTACAACAAATGGAGTCAAGGTGTTTCGATGTCCCGGCACCAAAACATTTGTGCACCTTTATGCCGGGCATTGGATGATGAGCATCCAGTGAGGTgtctttcaacttgatgttgaattaCATTTACTAGTTGAGGATGTGATTTCCTCTGTTTCCGCGGAAACATATGAGAAGTTATATCTCGTATTGTCAGATTTTCTCCCCCTCTTGCTCTCATTTGGGGAGAAGAGTGGTTTAtcaggtacctccactctttctgacACTTTACTGCAGGAATATAGAATTTAGTGACACCTTGTCATTAGTAAATGTATGTGGcaaatttgcaatgtgttgcatatatatgattctctaaacttatagttcagattctttgagtacgtggatataATGATTGAATTTCAATAACATTTATAATTTATTTCTTGGCATTCTTTGTGGTacttatctccccctaatgccggaaaATATCCTTATTGCTGATGCAATCAACATACGGGCTATGAATAATTTTGATTGACAGATAAattgttattcctcacatagatccctgaTTTTCTGTGAGTGCCCATTGATGTATGCTggagtggtgatatcggtatgtaaccgaattatcgcagatgggaaatactttgtTGATTTCCACGTAGTTACTACAAGGGGAAAGTAGTATGAAATGCAGTTGGTATGATTTAGATCATACTTACGGTGTGTAAGGCCGTATGTGTCCAGCAAGAGGCTGGTAAATTTACAATTCTTTAAGATTGGTCATGTAATTTATTTCACTATCTTTGATAAGAAATTTAGTTAAACCATTCTGGGTATGTACATAGAGTACAAAAATATAATCGGACATTGCTTGTGAAATGATTTCAATGACATTGTCCATTCGAATGGGTTTTTCAATCCTGTTTTCAGGAGAATTTGCTCCTACTTTGATAAGTTGAGCAATTTATTTAGTAAGATCATGCATGTTTGTGTGTGATAAGAGACACACTTGAAATCATTTTATAAATGTTCCTATGAGTACCATGAAGTATCTAAATAATTCCACATAATGGTTAACTAATCCACATATGTCTTCTTAATGTATTCAAGGAAGATTGAGTGGCTCATTTAGAATTTTAAGGTGAGAGTGCCTTAAAACTGATATCCCCTATGGCACATGTAGTGCGCGTAAAATCTGATGATTTGGGATATTTTGCAACTTGTTAAGTTGTGATCAAATAGAATTGTCAATAATTTTCTAATCATCTCCAAGCCAGGATGGACAAGGCTATCAAGCCTAATATTTAATTTATTAATACTTAGAAAATCATTGTGTACGCAACAATAATGAGTATGAATTGAAACATACATTCAAATTTATTGAATAATGTATCCAAGGGATATGATATTGGACATTTTACTACATGTAGTAGTAGAAGTATAGGTTAATGCTATTTTTGGGAATAATTAGGAGATTACCTAAGGTCTCCGATATTATTGAGTGCAAATGAGTTCATCCTCCATTTTCTGGACTAGATTTTGGTCCTCCTTCTGATGAAGATTCTGAGAACAATTCTTTACCAGAATCTGGTTGTTATTTGCAATTTTTCAAATTTATCCCATTGAACTTATTGGCCTTTTAATAAATTTGTGGTGTGGTTCGACCATATGTTTGAGGGTTTGGTAATGATAGATACAATATTTATATAACCACGCATCTGCTAAACTTGAGAGTTGTCTTTTGATCACTTGAAAATGACCGATTCTTATTAAGAGATAATTCCGTCTTTGGTTGTCTATTAGCCTCCACTTTACTTCGAATTCCTCATAGTTCTATTTTGTGACAACTAACTTGCATACTATTCTCGATACTAGCATGAATTTTAAATTATGGTATAACACCCATTGGGTGAATCTGATGATTTTAAGAAATTCCATGTTTCTTCATCGTAAAAATGGTAGTACCATCTTAAGAGGAGGTAAATTGTATAAGGAATTTTCAACCGGATCTGCATATGAAAATATTTGATCACGGGATCTCAACTTGAAAGTTGATTAAGTGACAGAATTGTGAGTTGCGGTAGACTTGAGGTCTTGAAAACGAATGGGTGATCATTCGTGATGTGCTCATGGCATCATGTTTATCTTAAGGGGAATATCCAGGGTGAATAAAAATTCATCCATTATGTACTTAGTTTGAGAACTAAGTGAAGTTGGTGACACATAAAATGCATATGAACGTTGCAACTTTAGAGTCACCGCCAAAAATATAGACGTTGCATGTTTAACATTGATTAGTCACTATGAATACATTACCACAATGTGATGTGGACATTGCAAAAGTGTTGAGACACTCAATCGTTGCTATAAATTATGGGATCCATCTTGATGGATGAACGACACTATAATTATAAATAGTGACATAGGCTCCATTGCCATGTATTTTACCAATGTAATAGAAAATAATCACCATGGTATGCAAATATTTGCGTAATTTTCTATGACATATTCAAGCAAAATGGGGCTTAAATTGTTGATTAGCACCCCCAAAAATACCATTTCGGCATACATCAAGTGTGCAAGAACAATATTTACTATGAGAGTAAATCACTCTAGTGAACAACAACAAATGCTTCAGAGGAGCCAATTTTAGAACAACTGATGCTTTATAACCATATGTGTAGACCTCAATTTATATAGAATAACACTTTGAAGATAATCACCAATTTGGTATAGATCTCGCAGTAATAGAAAACATAGTCTGACTTTTGTCAATAGATGTTCATAATTCTATTACCTTATGTTATGTAAAATGTATGAAATCACTTTGAAGGTAATCATCTGTCAGagtgacatgatgtagaccttACAGTAATAGTGGATAATCTGCAAATTTCGCAGTAGATGCCAGTATtaccttatgatatcttgagataGTCACATCTAATATTAATTTGGAAGAGCACGTTGAAGGTAGTCATCTTATCAAAATGATAAGACGTAGACCTCACAATAGTGATGGATAATCTGCAAATTGTGCAGTAGATGCCACCAATACCTTGTGATTCACAAATAATATTTGAGTCGGTCATATTAAGCATGACACTTCATAATTCTTATTTGAATTTATGTCTGCGTTTGCAAGAAAAATATGTTTCTGTTGCAAACTTATAGTTGTTGTCCCAAAACGCATGTCATAGGGAATATTTGTGGTAAGACATCGATGATATCTTAAATTCAAAGGAATATAGTCTGGAATTTAAGCAAACCATTATTTTGCAATAGTATTACAGAGGTAATACATATGGACCAAAAAAAATTATATACATACAAATATATGAAGACATGAGGGCTTCACAAGACAATTTTACACATTGTAAAATGGTGTATAATTAAGTTGTATGAAATTTAGGATGAACTGAGGTCAACCACATACATTTTTCTATAGCCGAGGGCTTAGATTGTAAACTACGATAACCATAGGGTTAAATTGTTGAAAAGAGTAAGTTCGAGTACTAAACAGCAAAGTCCATTGGCCTAATGGCCCGGTTCTAAAATGCAGCAAGCCAGAGGGCTAAACGGCAGAGACCTGTTAAACTGTGGTTTACACAGATATTTTAAGGGACTTATACTAGATTAGGCTCGAATCTAAGGGCTGAATTGAAAATCCACCAAAGAGATAAGAAATCCCCAATTTCTTCTCCCGTGTGTGCTTCCTGGCCACTGGTAACTGCCGCCGCTCAGTGCGAACCGGCCGGTAGTTGCGCCACCGCCGCTGCTTGGGAAGCGAGGCCGTGTCGCACAGCGCCTGAGGGCACCGCCATGCGCAGGAAACTGTGCCGCACCGGAGTACGTTGGCCGCCCACTCGCGTCGAGCGCCGATGATCTTCGGGTGCGGTTGCAGCGCCTTAGGTGGTCGCTCGGACGAGCGCTGGAGGATGCCGCTGGGAAGGCCGGGGGCCTCTAGCCCCAGGTGCCCTCGTGCCAGGGGAAGCAGCGTCGGGCCGGCGTTGAGAACTTCGGCGTGGAGGTTAGTGCGTCTTGTGTGCAAGAGCAAAAAGAATGGAATATGGTCACCTGATGATGTAGCAATTAAGATCGAGAGTTTGGTGTTTGTATAAATTAATGCTTCATCGTCTTGGAGAAGGGGCGGCCCAGATCCTCGTTATTTTTCATGTGATCCCCTTTTCTCTTCTTCTGTTCTTGGCCGAACTTGGTGTTTCGTCTGTGAGGACGATTTTTCTCCTCAATCCTCTGTCTTCTTTTTGGCAGTTATTGGTATGGATTTTCGATCGAGTGATCCTGGATGCCAACGCCCATATCCTTTTCTGTGCGTCTTCCTTGTGTAATTGAAAATTGTGCCCAATTTCAAGTTCTGATGTTCCTGCTTGGAGTATGATAAATCCGCTCAATTGATTGATTTTCTGTCCTTTGGCAGAGTGTGTTCGAGGCTTCCAATTCTTGAATCGATGGAGGCTGGCGCTGCGTTCTTCCATCGGTTCTTCTTTCTTTGTAGTTCACGATTGATCAATTCTTCGTGAGATTCGTGTGAGCGCATATACATACAGGAGAAAAACAATTCATTGTTAGATTATTAATTGATGATTGCAAGAAGACAAGATCAATCAATCAATCTCCCTGATtagtttctttcctttttgtaCGAGGAACATCTCGTCTTCGACGTGAATCGCGTGGTGGCCGAAACTCTAGTAGCCAACTTCTCCAGACTTCTCCAGTCATCGTCTGCGGCAATTGCAGATCGCCGGAGTGGCCTCCTCTGGCCATAGAGAGGCCTTGCCGTTTGCCGCCGCTGTCGTCGGCAGTCATGTGGCGGATTGAAGCGCCGGAGGGCGCCGCTTCGACGCGCATACAGAGGAGGGCGTCGTCAACCATGGGGTGCCTCAGCCGCCTGCATCGCGCGCTGGTGCTGCGCCGCTGGAGCGCTGTCGAGGCCGAGGGTCCTCGTGTCCTTGGGGCCGGAGGGAGGGTCAGGGACGGTGGAGCCGTCGAGTTCTTGGCCTAATTGATCTCTGGAAGAGGCGTGCGTGATAACGTGTTAGAGAGAATCGAGAGAGAGGAGCGAATGGAAAACAGATATATGAATGAACAGTTATTCTATTGATTGAAGATTGGGGTATTTATACCCAGTTTACAAGGCGGTTACAAAAGGAGGCAGTTGCCAAAAATGGCACCGACATAGCAGTGATTAAtagttaattaacctaattaattaattccTAACAGAACGGAATGAAAAGGCAGAACAGTGCCACCGTCATCCGTTTATGTCCAGGTGGCATAGCCCTTCGTGCGCCTTTATAGCGACTGTTAACGGGTTGAGTTAATTACACCTGCAATACAAAAACTTGCAGCAAAATAACAGAATCATACACAAACTAAAAAACCTCAGAAAAATGGTACATTAACTTTTCTAACAGCACGCATTCGTACAATTTCCGTTAATCCTAACGGTGCACCCTCTGTCGCTGCTAACTTCGTGTAGGTGGCTTGACAGCTGACCTGACACTCTCGGTCTTTCCTGTATGGGTCCCACTTGTCACTGAGCCAGAGAAGTGATTCGAACCTGAAACTAACTGTATGAAACACGCACATGCCGACCACTCCACCACTTCTATCACTAGGTCAGAAAAGAGGCAGTTTTCTTTGTAAACTCGTCGTCTTAGATATCTCCTGCTTTTTTTTTTCTGAGGAACATGCCTCCTTTTTTGCGTGTGGCAAAGATACCTCCTTTTTTTTGAGACAAGGCAAAGATACCTCCTGGCCGGTCGACGATCAGCTTTGCTGAAGTTGCCTTCCATCCGGGCCGGACTTTTTCAGCTGTttcgtttattttattttttctttatcttttttcaTATATTGGGGTTTCGTCTGTTTTAATTATTTTGCATATTTCTATTTTTACATAGTTTTTTTTGCGAGATTTCTTTACATAGGTTTTACGATATACGGTAATTTTTTTTACATTAAATGCTGTACATTTTTTTTAAATAGACACTGAACTTTTTAGTATGGAAAACGTTTTACGACAACGCGCCGACCGAAACTTCGGCCGGTCGCATCCACGCACACAGCACCCCTGCCATTCAGATCGAGACAATGGACCCACGCGCCCCAGTGGCGAGGACGGGGGACGCTGCTCCAAGAAACAATCGGCGTCATCGGGGGGATTTGCTACTACTGCGTCCTATTCGGCTACAACCGCTATCTTGTTTTGCTGCTGCGGTGGCGAGCGCACCGGTGAGCTGCTACCGTCGCCACCGAAACTACAACCATCGCCGTGCGGAGCTGCAACCGGGGGGTGCAGCTATGGTATGGGTGGAGCCGGCGGCAAGGACGGCCGGCGAGGGCCTTGACTGGTGACGAGGACGACCGACAAGGGTGGCGACTGGCGACTTCCATAGAGCGTGTGCCCCGGCGAGATCCAGGGGAATCCTTCGTACGGACGGGCGAAGAAGACGCAGTACACGTTTAAGATTTCGAAAATATACTGAAAATTAGTACATACATACACATTGAACATTATTGGATAATATAGAATGAACACTTTTGTTATATACACTTCTAATATGCAATGAACTTTTTTAAGGGAAAATCTATCAAGTTAACCAATCAAACTGCATTGCAGACAGTTTTTGGATGAAAATGGACAATCTATCACATTCAAGTTTCAACCAGAGAATGACAGAAAACTGAATTCAAGGCTAAAGCTTACGCTCTAGAATTAATCTTTTTTTTTGCGATGGTCCAGAATTAATCCTGTATCATCCTTCCTTTTTTCAAACATAGCCACAAGccaccacacacaaaaaaagggTCAAATATATGCAGCACGATTTCAAAATGTAAATTAAACCAATAGGCAATAGTCTATTATATACTGGCCGAGCATTAATGTTGTTGCTTCTGTGCTCCAACAGTGCTTAGGCTAGTCATAATGGGAGTAActtagtaacatagcgcactttgAGAAAATTCTGCTTAtatggcaagtaattaatgagaggtggtaacataatatgttactgtaacatagcgcttttcaaGACAAGATGACTCTacgagctaataaatgaagccatctatgatagTACTACTATCATGTTAGTTtacattatgaaggtagtaacttagactagtgtcatatgcatgacactagtctaagttactccccactatgaccagccttagcccAAGGAAAACCTTTCTACATTGCTTATAGCACGTGTCTGAAAAAAATTAGTACGTATAGAAACATGTCCACCTCAATTTTGACAGAAATACTGGAGTTGGCTAGTGATTAGCGCACCAGCAAATGCTTTGTCTCCTTCAATCAGGAGGGGCGGAGGTGAGGATTTCTATGCTTGGGCCTTTGAAAGATCAGGCAACTACACTGTTAAGTCGGCGTACCGTGCTCTAGTGACTCAGAACGAGCGCAATGCTCTAAAGGAAGGGGCGGCTACCGGTGCTTCAAGAGATGACAAACAGATGTGGTCTGCTTTGTGGAAACTCAAAGTGATCCCAAAGGTACGAGTGTTCTGGTGGAGGGTTCTACGAGGGATTCTACCGTCTAAAGGAAGAAGCAAACATGCGCAAGATTCTTGAATTGCTGCAGATGTTCTCGCTAGTTGGAGTATGGCGCAAGAATTttttatgaacttgctatagtacAGAGCAAGAATTCCTGATGCTGCTGCGAAAAATATATATTATGGATGACCATGTTCTCACTTACCtagaaaattttatatgatgaTACTAAAGTACAGAGTAACAAAACACAGATGAAAAGATTGAATGAGCACGACATATAGCACGTTGGCTACAAACGACAGTAACACATAAGAGAAACGAAATCCTATCTGAACTTAGGCTTAGCAATTCCCCTTCCAGGCATTTGTAAATGTGCCAGCAGGCTTCCAGAAATGATTT
The window above is part of the Triticum aestivum cultivar Chinese Spring chromosome 2A, IWGSC CS RefSeq v2.1, whole genome shotgun sequence genome. Proteins encoded here:
- the LOC123190658 gene encoding uncharacterized protein, with amino-acid sequence MIFGCGCSALGGRSDERWRMPLGRPGASSPRCPRARGSSVGPALRTSAWSSQLLQTSPVIVCGNCRSPEWPPLAIERPCRLPPLSSAVMWRIEAPEGAASTRIQRRASSTMGCLSRLHRALVLRRWSAVEAEGPRVLGAGGRVRDGGAVEFLA